Proteins from one Periplaneta americana isolate PAMFEO1 chromosome 6, P.americana_PAMFEO1_priV1, whole genome shotgun sequence genomic window:
- the LOC138701117 gene encoding oocyte zinc finger protein XlCOF22-like isoform X1 has product MTTNFENICRFCMTQEVMLVSLFENEENLLARIMKILPGLQVCIGDGLPAQVCFPCVQKIDISYSFKSQCETSDTTFRQLLSQSLGLQGKNGKTEESSFGCPDIKDEAAEPEISGDESGLQVHNDGEEYRMCRNDNAHSPLSDKNNDKENGVSQEDARSSFNLNTAEIVDLKQKSLECHLCGKSYKYLKNLERHTTAHADQTPYSCNVCSKTFSLKQNLKVHVKIHGRGKPFSCNECEQCFEFGSLLKKHMKSHTKLCDSDGSRKSCVCHVCGKLFRFRSRLNQHMISHSGEKTFVCDVCGKRFALRDNLRIHIKTHSDERPYSCEECGASFRLGGHLKTHRKIHTGDKPFSCVQCERKFVTSRDLKVHLVAHTGEKSFSCVECGKLFGHSSKMKLHMKRVHASHKPYECPTCGKRFALSFQLKVHSWTHSQAKRVSCSQCGKSFVNSSRLKDHMTVHSGMRPLSCEECGKGFIRREHLKYHMNAIHGKEFV; this is encoded by the exons GTCTGTATAGGAGATGGACTACCAGCTCAGGTATGCTTTCCATGTGTTCAGAAGATTGACATAAGCTACAGCTTCAAATCACAGTGTGAAACAAGTGATACAACATTCAGGCAACTTTTATCGCAATCATTAGGCCTACAG GGTAAAAACGGCAAAACTGAAGAAAGTTCCTTTGGCTGTCCAGACATAAAAGATGAAGCAGCTGAACCAGAGATTTCTGGTGATGAATCTGGCCTCCAGGTGCATAATGATGGTGAAGAATACAG GATGTGCAGGAATGATAATGCCCATTCTCCATTAAGTGACAAGAATAATGATAAGGAAAATGGCGTATCTCAGGAGGATGCAAGAAGTTCTTTCAACTTGAATACTGCAGAAATAGTGGATCTTAAGCAGAAAAGTCTGGAATGCCATTTGTGTGGGAAATCATACAAGTATCTGAAGAACCTTGAAAGACATACCACAGCACATGCCGACCAGACGCCTTACTCGTGCAATGTATGTAGCAAGACATTTTCTTTAAAGCAAAATTTGAAGGTTCATGTGAAAATCCATGGAAGGGGAAAGCCTTTCTCGTGTAATGAATGTGAACAGTGTTTTGAATTTGGTAGTCTACTAAAGAAGCATATGAAGAGCCACACCAAATTGTGTGATAGCGATGGATCTCGGAAATCATGTGTGTGTCATGTCTGCGGGAAGTTGTTTCGATTTAGATCTCGCCTCAACCAGCACATGATATCGCATTCAGGTGAGAAGACCTTCgtttgtgatgtgtgtggaaagagATTTGCATTGAGAGACAATCTGAGAATTCATATCAAAACTCATTCTGATGAACGTCCTTATTCGTGTGAGGAGTGTGGTGCTTCTTTCAGACTTGGCGGCCATCTTAAGACCCATAGGAAGATTCACACAGGTGACAAGCCCTTTTCATGTGTACAATGTGAGAGGAAGTTCGTTACTTCTCGAGATTTGAAG GTACACTTAGTTGCTCACACTGGTGAGAAATCTTTCAGCTGTGTGGAATGTGGGAAGCTGTTTGGTCACAGCAGTAAAATGAAACTGCACATGAAGCGTGTGCATGCTAGTCACAAGCCATACGAGTGCCCAACCTGTGGCAAGAGGTTTGCTCTGAGCTTCCAGCTGAAAGTGCACTCCTGGACGCATTCACAAGCTAAACGTGTTTCGTGTTCTCAGTGTGGGAAGTCTTTTGTCAATAGCAGTCGGCTCAAGGATCACATGACTGTACATTCAGGCATGAGGCCTTTGTCGTGTGAAGAGTGTGGAAAGGGATTTATACGGAGGGAACATCTTAAATATCATATGAACGCAATACATGGAAAAGAGTTTGTATGA
- the LOC138701117 gene encoding zinc finger protein 121-like isoform X2: protein MTTNFENICRFCMTQEVMLVSLFENEENLLARIMKILPGLQVCIGDGLPAQVCFPCVQKIDISYSFKSQCETSDTTFRQLLSQSLGLQGKNGKTEESSFGCPDIKDEAAEPEISGDESGLQVHNDGEEYRMCRNDNAHSPLSDKNNDKENGVSQEDARSSFNLNTAEIVDLKQKSLECHLCGKSYKYLKNLERHTTAHADQTPYSCNVCSKTFSLKQNLKVHVKIHGRGKPFSCNECEQCFEFGSLLKKHMKSHTKLCDSDGSRKSCVCHVCGKLFRFRSRLNQHMISHSGEKTFVCDVCGKRFALRDNLRIHIKTHSDERPYSCEECGASFRLGGHLKTHRKIHTGDKPFSCVQCERKFVTSRDLKHYCSTPYTTCLDYMHYRCVEEVAEYIRRGGSDIGAVVQFTKGKNKHIIIIIIIIIIIIIIIIIF, encoded by the exons GTCTGTATAGGAGATGGACTACCAGCTCAGGTATGCTTTCCATGTGTTCAGAAGATTGACATAAGCTACAGCTTCAAATCACAGTGTGAAACAAGTGATACAACATTCAGGCAACTTTTATCGCAATCATTAGGCCTACAG GGTAAAAACGGCAAAACTGAAGAAAGTTCCTTTGGCTGTCCAGACATAAAAGATGAAGCAGCTGAACCAGAGATTTCTGGTGATGAATCTGGCCTCCAGGTGCATAATGATGGTGAAGAATACAG GATGTGCAGGAATGATAATGCCCATTCTCCATTAAGTGACAAGAATAATGATAAGGAAAATGGCGTATCTCAGGAGGATGCAAGAAGTTCTTTCAACTTGAATACTGCAGAAATAGTGGATCTTAAGCAGAAAAGTCTGGAATGCCATTTGTGTGGGAAATCATACAAGTATCTGAAGAACCTTGAAAGACATACCACAGCACATGCCGACCAGACGCCTTACTCGTGCAATGTATGTAGCAAGACATTTTCTTTAAAGCAAAATTTGAAGGTTCATGTGAAAATCCATGGAAGGGGAAAGCCTTTCTCGTGTAATGAATGTGAACAGTGTTTTGAATTTGGTAGTCTACTAAAGAAGCATATGAAGAGCCACACCAAATTGTGTGATAGCGATGGATCTCGGAAATCATGTGTGTGTCATGTCTGCGGGAAGTTGTTTCGATTTAGATCTCGCCTCAACCAGCACATGATATCGCATTCAGGTGAGAAGACCTTCgtttgtgatgtgtgtggaaagagATTTGCATTGAGAGACAATCTGAGAATTCATATCAAAACTCATTCTGATGAACGTCCTTATTCGTGTGAGGAGTGTGGTGCTTCTTTCAGACTTGGCGGCCATCTTAAGACCCATAGGAAGATTCACACAGGTGACAAGCCCTTTTCATGTGTACAATGTGAGAGGAAGTTCGTTACTTCTCGAGATTTGAAG CATTATTGCTCCACGCCTTACACCACTTGTTTAGACTACATGCACTACAGATGTGTCGAAGAAGTTGCCGAGTACATCCGGCGCGGCGGTTCTGACATTGGAGCTGTAGTTCAGTTTACGAAAggcaaaaataaacacattattattattattattattattattattattattattattattattatattttga